One part of the Drosophila teissieri strain GT53w chromosome 3R, Prin_Dtei_1.1, whole genome shotgun sequence genome encodes these proteins:
- the LOC122619935 gene encoding aprataxin and PNK-like factor isoform X1 — translation MSVPEALDKVANETAAINSPEADSGTKRKSSKDVTHNGNENYDAENSPRKRVKSEEPVASIKDETDLDVAIKIKAEPVDDAEDKENPAAEPTSTDPTIQIKTEPADNGIPPAATMIKTEPTNKNAPGAVDDSSVSSSSTRTSCRFGIRCYRRNPAHRSAEAHPGDQDYRRPDFPAPPLGTPACPYGNSCYRRNPVHFQDYSHPADFNSAQNIRNRLRQRRAQRQNDDDSCTDEEDEPFGGDNDKDADYRPGADIDEDEDDDLEFDSQRISGDDFD, via the exons ATGAGTGTCCCAGAGGCATTGGATAAAGTGGCCAATGAGACGGCAGCAATTAACAGTCCGGAAGCAGATAGTGGCACTAAACGAAAATCCTCTAAAGATGTCACACACAATGGCAATGAAAATTATGACGCAGAAAACAGCCCAAGAAAGCGCGTTAAATCGGAGGAACCAGTGGCATCCATTAAGGATGAAACAGACCTCGATGTtgctattaaaataaaagcagagCCAGTGGACGATGCGGAGGATAAAGAAAATCCCGCTGCTGAGCCCACCAGCACTGATCCTACGATCCAGATTAAAACCGAACCAGCGGACAATGGAATTCCACCTGCAGCTACGATGATAAAGACCGAACCCACTAATAAAAATGCACCGGGCGCCGTCGACGACTCCTCCGTATCCTCGAGCAGCACTAGGACTTCTTGTCGCTTCGGCATACGATGCTACAG GCGAAATCCAGCTCATCGAAGTGCAGAAGCTCATCCGGGCGACCAGGACTACCGGCGACCAGATTTCCCAGCGCCCCCCCTTGGAACTCCAGCTTGTCCTTACGGGAACTCTTGCTATCGCCGTAACCCAGTTCACTTCCAGGATTACTCCCATCCGGCGGATT TCAATTCCGCgcaaaacattcgaaatcgTCTGCGTCAACGACGAGCCCAACGGCAGAATGATGATGACTCATGCACGGATGAGGAGGATGAACCCTTTGGAGGCGACAATGACAAGGATGCGGACTACCGTCCTGGCGCAGACATAGACGAAGATGAGGATGATGATCTGGAGTTTGATAGTCAACGCATAAGTGGCGATGACTTCGATTAG
- the LOC122619935 gene encoding aprataxin and PNK-like factor isoform X2 gives MSVPEALDKVANETAAINSPEADSGTKRKSSKDVTHNGNENYDAENSPRKRVKSEEPVASIKDETDLDVAIKIKAEPVDDAEDKENPAAEPTSTDPTIQIKTEPADNGIPPAATMIKTEPTNKNAPGAVDDSSVSSSSTRTSCRFGIRCYRRNPAHRSAEAHPGDQDYRRPDFPAPPLGTPACPYGNSCYRRNPVHFQDYSHPADCHCSQFRAKHSKSSASTTSPTAE, from the exons ATGAGTGTCCCAGAGGCATTGGATAAAGTGGCCAATGAGACGGCAGCAATTAACAGTCCGGAAGCAGATAGTGGCACTAAACGAAAATCCTCTAAAGATGTCACACACAATGGCAATGAAAATTATGACGCAGAAAACAGCCCAAGAAAGCGCGTTAAATCGGAGGAACCAGTGGCATCCATTAAGGATGAAACAGACCTCGATGTtgctattaaaataaaagcagagCCAGTGGACGATGCGGAGGATAAAGAAAATCCCGCTGCTGAGCCCACCAGCACTGATCCTACGATCCAGATTAAAACCGAACCAGCGGACAATGGAATTCCACCTGCAGCTACGATGATAAAGACCGAACCCACTAATAAAAATGCACCGGGCGCCGTCGACGACTCCTCCGTATCCTCGAGCAGCACTAGGACTTCTTGTCGCTTCGGCATACGATGCTACAG GCGAAATCCAGCTCATCGAAGTGCAGAAGCTCATCCGGGCGACCAGGACTACCGGCGACCAGATTTCCCAGCGCCCCCCCTTGGAACTCCAGCTTGTCCTTACGGGAACTCTTGCTATCGCCGTAACCCAGTTCACTTCCAGGATTACTCCCATCCGGCGGATT GTCACTGTAGTCAATTCCGCgcaaaacattcgaaatcgTCTGCGTCAACGACGAGCCCAACGGCAGAATGA
- the LOC122619935 gene encoding aprataxin and PNK-like factor isoform X3, with amino-acid sequence MHRAPSTTPPYPRAALGLLVASAYDATDSFNARRNPAHRSAEAHPGDQDYRRPDFPAPPLGTPACPYGNSCYRRNPVHFQDYSHPADFNSAQNIRNRLRQRRAQRQNDDDSCTDEEDEPFGGDNDKDADYRPGADIDEDEDDDLEFDSQRISGDDFD; translated from the exons ATGCACCGGGCGCCGTCGACGACTCCTCCGTATCCTCGAGCAGCACTAGGACTTCTTGTCGCTTCGGCATACGATGCTACAG ATTCTTTCAATGCTAGGCGAAATCCAGCTCATCGAAGTGCAGAAGCTCATCCGGGCGACCAGGACTACCGGCGACCAGATTTCCCAGCGCCCCCCCTTGGAACTCCAGCTTGTCCTTACGGGAACTCTTGCTATCGCCGTAACCCAGTTCACTTCCAGGATTACTCCCATCCGGCGGATT TCAATTCCGCgcaaaacattcgaaatcgTCTGCGTCAACGACGAGCCCAACGGCAGAATGATGATGACTCATGCACGGATGAGGAGGATGAACCCTTTGGAGGCGACAATGACAAGGATGCGGACTACCGTCCTGGCGCAGACATAGACGAAGATGAGGATGATGATCTGGAGTTTGATAGTCAACGCATAAGTGGCGATGACTTCGATTAG
- the LOC122619935 gene encoding aprataxin and PNK-like factor isoform X4, with protein MLQILSMLGEIQLIEVQKLIRATRTTGDQISQRPPLELQLVLTGTLAIAVTQFTSRITPIRRIVTVVNSAQNIRNRLRQRRAQRQNDDDSCTDEEDEPFGGDNDKDADYRPGADIDEDEDDDLEFDSQRISGDDFD; from the exons ATGCTACAG ATTCTTTCAATGCTAGGCGAAATCCAGCTCATCGAAGTGCAGAAGCTCATCCGGGCGACCAGGACTACCGGCGACCAGATTTCCCAGCGCCCCCCCTTGGAACTCCAGCTTGTCCTTACGGGAACTCTTGCTATCGCCGTAACCCAGTTCACTTCCAGGATTACTCCCATCCGGCGGATT GTCACTGTAGTCAATTCCGCgcaaaacattcgaaatcgTCTGCGTCAACGACGAGCCCAACGGCAGAATGATGATGACTCATGCACGGATGAGGAGGATGAACCCTTTGGAGGCGACAATGACAAGGATGCGGACTACCGTCCTGGCGCAGACATAGACGAAGATGAGGATGATGATCTGGAGTTTGATAGTCAACGCATAAGTGGCGATGACTTCGATTAG
- the LOC122619934 gene encoding translin-associated protein X translates to MPKNGSAGHRNNAPRKRQVPAAQLDEENPIVQQFRIYSNELTMKHDRHERIVKLSRDITIESKRIIFLLHSIDSRKQNKEKVLEEARQRLTKLIEVNFRAVALELRDQDVYQFRSSYSPGLQEFIEAYTYMEYLCHEDAEGENGTKSVSDWQAIQAVMQYVEESSKPKEEPTEGEDVPAIAEDESPKKFQFFVDPTEYILGLSDLTGELMRRCINSLGSGDTDACLETCKTLQHFYTGYISLNCQRARELWRKITTMRQSVLKAENVCYNVKVRGGEAAKWGATFDQKPADEVDEGFY, encoded by the exons ATGCCGAAAAACGGAAGTGCTGGTCATCGCAATAATGCCCCCAGGAAGCGCCAAGTGCCGGCTGCCCAGCTGGACGAAGAGAATCCCATTGTCCAACAATTTCGAATTTACTCTAATGAATTAACCATGAAACACGATCGCCACGAGCGGATTGTCAAGCTAAGCCGCGACATTACCATCGAGTCTAAGCGGATCATCTTTCTACTGCACTCCATTGACTCGCGTAAGCAGAATAAGGAGAAGGTCCTGGAGGAGGCACGTCAGCGCCTGACCAAGCTGATCGAAGTGAACTTCAGGGCTGTGGCCCTGGAACTGCGCGACCAGGATGTCTACCAGTTCCGCAGCTCCTACTCTCCAGGACTGCAAGAGTTTATCGAGGCCTACACCTACATGGAGTACCTGTGCCACGAGGATGCCGAGGGCGAGAACGGAACCAAGAGCGTTTCTGATTGGCAGGCCATTCAGGCGGTGATGCAGTACGTCGAGGAGAGCAGCAAGCCAAAGGAAGAACCAACTGAAGGCGAAGATGTGCCGGCTATAGCTGAGGACGAGAGCCCCAAGAAGTTCCAGTTCTTCGTGGACCCCACGGAATACATACTGGGACTTTCCGATCTAACTGGGGAACTGATGCGACGCTGCATAAACTCGCTAGGCAGTGGTGATACAGACGCCTGTTTGGAGACCTGCAAGACCCTGCAGCATTTCTACACTGG TTACATCAGTCTGAACTGTCAGAGAGCCCGGGAACTTTGGCGTAAGATCACTACCATGAGGCAGAGCGTTCTTAAGGCCGAGAATGTCTGCTACAATGTAAAAGTTCGCGGTGGAGAGGCTGCCAAATGGGGCGCCACTTTTGATCAAAAGCCAGCCGATGAAGTGGACGAGGGCTTCTACTAA
- the LOC122619932 gene encoding conserved oligomeric Golgi complex subunit 2 has translation MHDPVKKSAHLTAGSTSTAEKLCFDKNEFMKANFSVDEFLHKNRNAPSLEQLRDNLGLYLKGLRAAMIDLINEDYADFVNLSANLVGLDQNIKTIQQPLEQFRSDIESIHGLIDENVTELRAQLEEKRQLREFKRGLQSLKKVYETINKLQDLIDRKLSGEQPIKAVDLERAALDLIQLKFHEKHCSKHLSPEHQGKIQQLEGQLHQHLRRFFNDALSQARNSAPESLERCLRIYITLNACDQAESAFREDVVAPYMTGVIGEQQLQNSPQGLAGIYSKILNFISLHMTDLLRLTLYSDKFPGFNFVVNSYWSDVETRLELHMNSIFAPGNSEVFYVKYKCTRDFLVKIEELLTCSGEQAVTFYRQHKQTKNFEARWNLPVYFQICFQEIAGKFEAQLEPVLQDDSLKDNLTDKDYKISTFNAAKDAMTRCWAEGVYLPEVFPKFYKLNVQTVLRLSRWITDAIALSKGSNFSKPYTRNQLLIALHADICKLDAYLPELQQLIIKSVPVEQRTNIFSDVLAKSMSCLADTLAAHLTNIQKTLVELLIGECETENVRQVNDLPRLYRKTNREVPTRCSSYVEQMLRPLKAFAQQNDSRLGTLVVEQILSEVASHITKAYFNVVSDVLTSVQKTEESLRRLRNVKSGGSATVSSGSSAVMSDDDKIRVQLRVDVTSWRQELGKLNFQATQIDRLVELTNMVEDSIKLKDNSA, from the exons ATGCATGATCCGGTCAAGAAGTCAGCTCACTTGACCGCTGGCTCCACCAGCACAGCGGAGAAACTGTGCTTCGACAAGAATGAGTTTATGAAG GCCAACTTTTCGGTGGATGAGTTTCTGCACAAGAACCGCAATGCACCCAGTCTGGAGCAGCTTCGCGACAACCTGGGACTCTATCTCAAAGGTCTGCGGGCGGCGATGATCGATTTGATCAACGAGGACTACGCAGACTTTGTAAACTTAAGCGCAAACTTGGTGGGACTGGACCAGAATATAAAGACCATTCAACAGCCATTGGAGCAGTTCCGCAGCGACATCGAGAGCATTCACGGATTGATAGACGAGAACGTGACCGAGCTGCGGGCCCAGTTGGAGGAGAAGCGGCAGCTTCGCGAGTTTAAACGCGGACTGCAGAGCCTGAAGAAGGTGTATGAGACCATTAATAAACTTCAGGATCTAATAGACCGAAAGCTCAGCGGAGAACAGCCAATTAAGGCCGTTGACCTGGAGCGCGCTGCCCTGGACCTGATTCAATTGAAGTTCCATGAAAAACACTGTTCCAAGCACTTAAGCCCCGAGCATCAAGGGAAGATCCAACAGCTCGAAGGGCAATTGCATCAGCATCTGCGACGCTTCTTCAATGACGCTCTTAGTCAGGCCCGCAACTCGGCACCGGAATCCTTGGAGCGCTGCTTGCGCATCTACATAACTCTAAATGCCTGTGACCAGGCTGAGAGCGCCTTCCGCGAGGATGTGGTCGCACCGTATATGACGGGCGTCATTGGAGAACAACAGTTGCAAAACTCGCCTCAGGGACTCGCTGGCATCTACAGCAAAATCCTCAACTTTATATCGCTGCATATGACCGATCTGCTGCGCCTTACGCTTTACTCTGATAAGTTTCCGGGCTTTAACTTTGTGGTTAATAGTTACTGGTCTGATGTGGAGACGCGCCTTGAACTGCACATGAATTCCATATTTGCGCCTGGCAACTCGGAGGTGTTTTATGTCAAATACAAGTGCACTCGCGACTTCCTGGTTAAAATAGAGGAGCTGTTGACCTGCTCCGGCGAGCAGGCCGTGACGTTCTATCGCCAgcacaagcaaacaaaaaacttcgAGGCTCGCTGGAATCTTCCGGTTTACTTCCAAATATGTTTTCAA GAAATTGCCGGTAAATTTGAAGCCCAGTTGGAGCCGGTACTCCAGGATGACAGTTTAAAAGATAATCTTACCGATAAGGACTACAAAATATCCACATTTAATGCAGCGAAAGATGCTATGACACGGTGTTGGGCCGAGGGAGTTTACCTCCCCGAAGTATTTCCGAAATTTTACAAACTTAATGTACAGACGGTGCTGCGTCTTTCGCGGTGGATCACGGATGCAATTGCTCTGTCCAAGGGCAGCAACTTTTCAAAGCCCTACACTCGTAACCAGTTGCTAATTGCCCTTCATGCAGACATTTGCAAGCTTGACGCGTACCTGCCAGAGCTTCAGCAATTGATAATTAAATCAGTGCCCGTTGAACAGCGTACGAACATCTTTAGCGACGTCTTGGCCAAGTCGATGTCCTGCCTAGCCGACACGCTAGCTGCGCATTTGACTAACATACAAAAGACCTTGGTGGAGTTGCTGATCGGAGAATGCGAGACGGAAAATGTGCGCCAGGTAAACGACTTGCCGCGCTTGTATCGCAAGACGAATCGAGAGGTTCCCACACGATGTTCGAGCTATGTGGAGCAAATGCTTCGGCCTCTGAAGGCTTTTGCCCAGCAGAACGATTCCCGGCTTGGCACCCTGGTGGTGGAACAGATATTGTCGGAGGTTGCTAGTCACATAACCAAGGC GTACTTCAATGTGGTGAGCGATGTGCTTACATCCGTGCAGAAAACCGAAGAGTCATTACGACGCCTGCGAAATGTAAAAAGTGGTGGATCCGCGACTGTGTCGAGTGGAAGCTCGGCTGTCATGTCTGACGATGATAAGATTCGCGTCCAACTGAGAGTGGACGTCACATCCTGGAGACAGGAGCTGGGTAAACTAAACTTTCAGGCCACCCAGATCGATAGGCTTGTCGAGTTGACAAACATGGTGGAGGACAGCATCAAGCTAAAGGATAACAGCGCTTAG
- the LOC122619933 gene encoding 3-hydroxyisobutyryl-CoA hydrolase, mitochondrial isoform X3, giving the protein MGPIQRLVYTFGQRTCSQLPMIGSAAISHTKPTTMAHSVRQSSSSVLATESSNKGMIILNRPKALNAINLEMVRKIYKHLKKCEKSKSLVIIKGTGEKAFCAGGDVRALVEAGPTDESKSFFREEYSTNALIGNYKIPYIAIIDGITMGGGVGLSVHGKYRVASDRTLFAMPETAIGLFPDVGGSYFLPRLQGKLGLYLGLTGYRLRGGDVFYSGIATHYCESSKIPDLETALLNCPDADDVPELLEKYHSTPEKPFSLQPVLEQINKNFSADSVEGILENLQNDNSEWAKKTLETLSKMSPTSMKVTFRQLELGSQLSLAQCLIMEYRLAVRHLERSDFKEGVRALLIDKDQKPQWQPTKLADVTEEHVQWFFRKLPDTEELKLE; this is encoded by the exons ATG GGCCCAATTCAAAGGTTGGTGTACACATTCGGTCAGCGCACCTGTAGCCAATTGCCGATGATCGGCTCAGCAGCGATATCCCAcacaaaaccaacaacaatggcCCACTCCGTCCGCCaatcctcctcctccgtgCTGGCCACGGAGTCCTCCAACAAGGGAATGATTATTCTGAATCGTCCCAAGGCGCTTAACGCCATCAACTTGGAGATGGTACGTAAGATCTACAAGCACCTGAAGAAGTGCGAGAAGTCCAAGTCGCTGGTGATCATCAAGGGCACAGGTGAAAAGGCCTTCTGTGCCGGTGGAGATGTGCGTGCACTGGTCGAGGCGGGCCCTACTGATGAATCGAAGAGCTTCTTCCGGGAGGAGTACAGCACGAATGCCCTAATCGGAAACTATAAGATTCCCTACATCGCCATCATCGACGGTATTACTATGGGCGGTGGCGTGGGTCTGAGTGTGCACGGCAAGTACCGGGTGGCCAGCGATCGGACGCTGTTCGCCATGCCCGAGACGGCGATTGGCCTTTTCCCGGATGTGGGTGGATCCTACTTCCTGCCTCGTCTGCAGGGAAAATTGGGCCTTTACCTGGGTCTCACTGGATATCGACTACGCGGAGGCGATGTCTTTTACTCGGGCATTGCCACGCACTATTGCGAGAGCAGCAAGATCCCCGATCTCGAAACGGCGCTCCTTAACTGCCCGGATGCGGATGATGTGCCTGAGCTGCTGGAGAAGTACCATTCCACGCCAGAAAAGCCCTTCTCGCTGCAGCCTGTCCTGGAACAGATCAACAAGAACTTTTCGGCGGATTCGGTGGAGGGGATTTTGGAGAATCTGCAGAACGACAACAGTGAATGGGCAAAAAAAACGCTTGAG ACCCTCTCGAAGATGTCTCCCACCTCGATGAAGGTTACATTCCGTCAGCTAGAGCTCGGATCACAGCTGTCTCTGGCTCAATGTCTTATTATGGAGTATCGTCTGGCCGTGCGTCACTTGGAGCGCAGTGATTTCAAGGAAGGAGTGCGCGCTCTGCTTATCGACAAGGATCAGAAGCCCCAGTGGCAGCCAACCAAGCTGGCCGATGTTACAGAGGAACATGTGCAGTGGTTCTTCCGCAAGCTGCCGGACACTGAGGAACTCAAGCT CGAATAA
- the LOC122619933 gene encoding 3-hydroxyisobutyryl-CoA hydrolase, mitochondrial isoform X1 gives MQGPIQRLVYTFGQRTCSQLPMIGSAAISHTKPTTMAHSVRQSSSSVLATESSNKGMIILNRPKALNAINLEMVRKIYKHLKKCEKSKSLVIIKGTGEKAFCAGGDVRALVEAGPTDESKSFFREEYSTNALIGNYKIPYIAIIDGITMGGGVGLSVHGKYRVASDRTLFAMPETAIGLFPDVGGSYFLPRLQGKLGLYLGLTGYRLRGGDVFYSGIATHYCESSKIPDLETALLNCPDADDVPELLEKYHSTPEKPFSLQPVLEQINKNFSADSVEGILENLQNDNSEWAKKTLETLSKMSPTSMKVTFRQLELGSQLSLAQCLIMEYRLAVRHLERSDFKEGVRALLIDKDQKPQWQPTKLADVTEEHVQWFFRKLPDTEELKLE, from the exons ATG CAGGGCCCAATTCAAAGGTTGGTGTACACATTCGGTCAGCGCACCTGTAGCCAATTGCCGATGATCGGCTCAGCAGCGATATCCCAcacaaaaccaacaacaatggcCCACTCCGTCCGCCaatcctcctcctccgtgCTGGCCACGGAGTCCTCCAACAAGGGAATGATTATTCTGAATCGTCCCAAGGCGCTTAACGCCATCAACTTGGAGATGGTACGTAAGATCTACAAGCACCTGAAGAAGTGCGAGAAGTCCAAGTCGCTGGTGATCATCAAGGGCACAGGTGAAAAGGCCTTCTGTGCCGGTGGAGATGTGCGTGCACTGGTCGAGGCGGGCCCTACTGATGAATCGAAGAGCTTCTTCCGGGAGGAGTACAGCACGAATGCCCTAATCGGAAACTATAAGATTCCCTACATCGCCATCATCGACGGTATTACTATGGGCGGTGGCGTGGGTCTGAGTGTGCACGGCAAGTACCGGGTGGCCAGCGATCGGACGCTGTTCGCCATGCCCGAGACGGCGATTGGCCTTTTCCCGGATGTGGGTGGATCCTACTTCCTGCCTCGTCTGCAGGGAAAATTGGGCCTTTACCTGGGTCTCACTGGATATCGACTACGCGGAGGCGATGTCTTTTACTCGGGCATTGCCACGCACTATTGCGAGAGCAGCAAGATCCCCGATCTCGAAACGGCGCTCCTTAACTGCCCGGATGCGGATGATGTGCCTGAGCTGCTGGAGAAGTACCATTCCACGCCAGAAAAGCCCTTCTCGCTGCAGCCTGTCCTGGAACAGATCAACAAGAACTTTTCGGCGGATTCGGTGGAGGGGATTTTGGAGAATCTGCAGAACGACAACAGTGAATGGGCAAAAAAAACGCTTGAG ACCCTCTCGAAGATGTCTCCCACCTCGATGAAGGTTACATTCCGTCAGCTAGAGCTCGGATCACAGCTGTCTCTGGCTCAATGTCTTATTATGGAGTATCGTCTGGCCGTGCGTCACTTGGAGCGCAGTGATTTCAAGGAAGGAGTGCGCGCTCTGCTTATCGACAAGGATCAGAAGCCCCAGTGGCAGCCAACCAAGCTGGCCGATGTTACAGAGGAACATGTGCAGTGGTTCTTCCGCAAGCTGCCGGACACTGAGGAACTCAAGCT CGAATAA
- the LOC122619933 gene encoding 3-hydroxyisobutyryl-CoA hydrolase, mitochondrial isoform X2: MQGPIQRLVYTFGQRTCSQLPMIGSAAISHTKPTTMAHSVRQSSSSVLATESSNKGMIILNRPKALNAINLEMVRKIYKHLKKCEKSKSLVIIKGTGEKAFCAGGDVRALVEAGPTDESKSFFREEYSTNALIGNYKIPYIAIIDGITMGGGVGLSVHGKYRVASDRTLFAMPETAIGLFPDVGGSYFLPRLQGKLGLYLGLTGYRLRGGDVFYSGIATHYCESSKIPDLETALLNCPDADDVPELLEKYHSTPEKPFSLQPVLEQINKNFSADSVEGILENLQNDNSEWAKKTLETLSKMSPTSMKVTFRQLELGSQLSLAQCLIMEYRLAVRHLERSDFKEGVRALLIDKDQKPQWQPTKLADVTEEHVQWFFRKLPDTEELKL, encoded by the exons ATG CAGGGCCCAATTCAAAGGTTGGTGTACACATTCGGTCAGCGCACCTGTAGCCAATTGCCGATGATCGGCTCAGCAGCGATATCCCAcacaaaaccaacaacaatggcCCACTCCGTCCGCCaatcctcctcctccgtgCTGGCCACGGAGTCCTCCAACAAGGGAATGATTATTCTGAATCGTCCCAAGGCGCTTAACGCCATCAACTTGGAGATGGTACGTAAGATCTACAAGCACCTGAAGAAGTGCGAGAAGTCCAAGTCGCTGGTGATCATCAAGGGCACAGGTGAAAAGGCCTTCTGTGCCGGTGGAGATGTGCGTGCACTGGTCGAGGCGGGCCCTACTGATGAATCGAAGAGCTTCTTCCGGGAGGAGTACAGCACGAATGCCCTAATCGGAAACTATAAGATTCCCTACATCGCCATCATCGACGGTATTACTATGGGCGGTGGCGTGGGTCTGAGTGTGCACGGCAAGTACCGGGTGGCCAGCGATCGGACGCTGTTCGCCATGCCCGAGACGGCGATTGGCCTTTTCCCGGATGTGGGTGGATCCTACTTCCTGCCTCGTCTGCAGGGAAAATTGGGCCTTTACCTGGGTCTCACTGGATATCGACTACGCGGAGGCGATGTCTTTTACTCGGGCATTGCCACGCACTATTGCGAGAGCAGCAAGATCCCCGATCTCGAAACGGCGCTCCTTAACTGCCCGGATGCGGATGATGTGCCTGAGCTGCTGGAGAAGTACCATTCCACGCCAGAAAAGCCCTTCTCGCTGCAGCCTGTCCTGGAACAGATCAACAAGAACTTTTCGGCGGATTCGGTGGAGGGGATTTTGGAGAATCTGCAGAACGACAACAGTGAATGGGCAAAAAAAACGCTTGAG ACCCTCTCGAAGATGTCTCCCACCTCGATGAAGGTTACATTCCGTCAGCTAGAGCTCGGATCACAGCTGTCTCTGGCTCAATGTCTTATTATGGAGTATCGTCTGGCCGTGCGTCACTTGGAGCGCAGTGATTTCAAGGAAGGAGTGCGCGCTCTGCTTATCGACAAGGATCAGAAGCCCCAGTGGCAGCCAACCAAGCTGGCCGATGTTACAGAGGAACATGTGCAGTGGTTCTTCCGCAAGCTGCCGGACACTGAGGAACTCAAGCTGTAA